The Aneurinibacillus migulanus genome contains the following window.
GATGAGTCCATGATACGTACCCTTCGAGGCAGATGGCTTCTCCGGTACGGATAGGAGCAAGGAAATCAAGGCTATCGCTTGATGCGGTTACCACTTGTCTGCGACAATGGCGCATAGCAGTAATACTTGCAACTTTATCGATATAAGCCATAACATTTCCGCCGAAAATTGTTCCATGATAATTCGTATCAGGCGGGAGCACGATATCAGTCATAGTCGTACGTGATTCGCTTGTTTTTTTTCCATTCAAAGGAAGTCACCTCAAGTGTCAAAAATTCAAGTAGATATAGGTATAGGTATAGGTATGCACCTAATTTACCAGCCATGGGCAGGTGTCGTGTCCTAACGTCCCATAGGTGAATACAGTGTAGCAGATTGATAAATAAATTGATAACGAATGGAGGACGTTACACATGCATTATCATCACCCGGGCGTAGTTCAGTCAATGGACGTAGACGTGGTCAAATATCATTACCACGTCGAGAAGATGCAGTATTATGAGTACAAGTGTCACAAGCATGTAGGTCATAAGAAATACTACAAAAAATATTATAAGCGTTATTGTTACCATAAAAAAATGTATGAATACTATTGCAAAAAAGGCCATGATAAAATGTACAGCATGGGACCGGTTTCGCCAGCGGTACCTTACCCCTATCCGCCGGTAGCTCCTGTCTACCCAGCCGCTCCGAATCAGCCGGTGGCTAAAGGCAAAAAGCGCGAAAGTTCTAGCTGTTGTTAATCGTGAATAGAATGTAAGGAAGAACGGGCCTTCTATGCTCGTTCTTCTTATTTCCAGCCTATGTATTGATGAGTCCGCGTAAACAGTGTAGGATACACAAGAAAGCCAAGGATAATGCTTGTCATGGCTGATGCGGCAGTATATGAGAACATAATAAGCAACTGATAGCGAACGGCTTCGATCGGACTGGTTCCTGCAATAATAAGTCCGGTCATCATGCCGGGAAGCTGGACGAGCCCAACGGTTTTCAACGCATCAATAATTGGAATCATGCCCGCACGTATCGCCTCTCGAATAAGCCGTTCACTAGCCTGTCGACTGGTAGCACCCAAGGACAGCGCGACAAGGATCTCTTCCCGCATGGATGAAGCTCTCTCCTTCATCTGATTCAGCAGAAGAGAAGAGACGATCATGCAGTTACCAATTACCATACCGCTGATTGGAATGACAGGTTGTGGCTTCCACTGTAGCATGCCGAATGCGAGCATCATCCCTAGCGTACCCGCAGCAACGACTGTGATAGTAAAGAATACACGGATAAACACATACGGAATGCCTTTTCCGCGTTTAGCGGAATTCTGGGACGCGACCAGAAGCATTGTTAATAATATGCACGCGATAAACATAGGATGGCTACTCGAAAATACGAATTCGAGCACATATCCAATCGCGACGAGCTGCACGATGGCACGTATTGTACCAATGAGCATATCGCGCTCTAGCCTCAATTTCAGGAGAAGCGATAAAAGCATAGCGATAAATACGAAGCCGACGGTCATGACGGTGGCAAGTGTGCTCATGGGGTAAGCTCCGTCTCTAAGCATCCGTCTTTTAGGCGCCATAGAATGCTCCCCAGGCGTTTCGCCTGTTCGGGGGAGTGGGTAATCCACAATACTGTGTGTCCTGCCTCATGATAAGCTTTAATTTCGTTCTCAATGTGTTTGGCGCTCTTCTCATCGAGGGCGGATGTCGGTTCATCAAGTAGAAGAACATCCGGGGTAAGCGATAAGGAGCGCGCAATGTTTACACGCTGTTTTTCCCCACCAGATAATTCCTCGATACGACGTGATACGTAGTCTTGAGGAAGTGAAACCCGCAGCAACAAATCTTCCATCTCTTCCGCTAGCAGTGTGTCTCCCTTAAGCTTTGCAGGATATGACAAATTATCGGCCACTGTGCCGGGAAACAAGACGGGGGCCTGGAAGACATAATGAAGCTTTTGGCGTAGCTCAGGCGGATGCCATTCAGATAGCGGCCTGCCTAAATAAAAGATTTGGCCTTCATCCGGTTCCTCTAAGCGGGTCAAAAGGCGGAACAGCGTACTTTTTCCTGTGCCGGACGGGCCTGTGATCGTAATGAAAGCCCCATTCTCCACATTGGCGGTAACATCTTTTAGCGGTGTGGATCGATGATGCGGCGTTCGATATGACTTTGAGATGCATTGGAGTGCAAGCATAGATTCGCTCCCCATAGCGTGACGATCTCCCCTTCGTGTATCGTATAGTTTTTCATATTTCACGTACGTATAGTATATTATATGTAAATTCCGTAGAAAGGAAGAATCGTTTGGATATTACGTTAGCACAGCAGTATATATGGAGAGTGGCATATCGCCTTGTGACAGAAGAAGAATACACAGTGGTAGGTTCCGGGGGAGAGAATATTGAGCTGCTGAGTCGGAAGGGAAGGGAGCTACGTTATGTCCAGCTGCGGCTGGCAAATTTCCTGTGGGGCGCTACGATGGGATATGATCTGCGTGAAGGTGCTGGGCGCATGGATGATATTCGTAGACAGCTCCGCGCTAGAGCGATTGAGGGGCAGATTGTGTATGTATGCTACGAGCCAGTAACAGAAAGCATGCGCGATGCCTTGCAACAGGAAGAAGGTATACACGAACAGCAGGTTTCACTCGATTTGGCAGGATATGATTTTACAGAGGGACAATGGATTATACGGAATCGCAAGGAAAGAGGAACCGAAGTTGTGTCACCGCAATTGTTCGACGACACACCATATGGAGACGAAGAGCCGCCCGCTTCTCATTGGATGCGCAGCATCGAACAGGTGGAGATGGAGCGGGAGCGTGAAGTGCGTTCAACATTTTTTTACGGAAAACCGCGCTTTACCTACGCATTTCTTGCCATTATTATTGCTATATTTATTCTGATGGAGTTGAGCGGCGGCAGTCAGGACCCCCGTGTGCTGCTGTTGTTCGGAGCTAAATTCAATCCTCTCATTCTTGCGGGAGAATGGTGGCGGTTCGTGACGCCGATGTTTTTACATATTGGCTTTATGCATATCCTTTTCAACGGTGTTGCACTGTACTCGTTAGGTACACTAACCGAGCAAATTTACGGTTCAGTACGGTTTTTTCTTGTCTATATGATATCCGGAATTAGCGGCGTAGTCGGCAGCTTTGCATTTTCCGAAAACATTTCTGCCGGTGCATCCGGTGCGATTTTTGGCTTGTTTGGAGCCATGTTGTATTTCGGTACACAGAACAAGGAATTGTTCTTCCAGACCCTGGGTACCAATATTCTGGTTGTATTGGGCATTAACTTAGTCATCGGATTTCTATCTCCCGGTATCATTGATAACTATGCTCATCTGGGCGGTCTGGTGGGAGGCTTTCTTGCCTCGGCGCTTGTGGGAATGCCAAAGCATGGACCGCGCATCGGCATAAGAATAGGGGCACTCACACTTCTTGTTCTTCTGTTCTGGTGGGGCTTGCGGACGGGGGGATTGTAGGAAGAGAATAATTTCTTCCGGAAAAGCAAACATTCTATGTGAAGGTATTAATTCTTTTCTGACGAAACAGGCAGGGTTGCGTACGGATATTCCAGCGGAAACGGTCAAGCTGTACGCCAAGCAGGTGTTTCGCCTGCCTCGTGCCGTTTTGGAGGAACGGTTCCATTTGGAAGGGAATGAGGGGGCAATATATGCGTTTACGGGATACCCGACTGCCGGTGTTATCGGTAAAGCGGGCATCTGGACAGGAAAAGAAACCCTCGCACTCATCACAGGCGGCTTTTTGGATCAGTTGGCGGAAAAGCGTATGAGCCCGTATGAGTTGCTCGAACGAACCAAACGCCACCCGTTAATCCAGCGCCTATTGAAAGATGCCGAGCCGATTGAGTATGCCGCACATATGATACCGAAGGGCGGCTTCAAAATGATCCCCCAACTGTATGACCACCATCTTCTAATTGCGGGAGATGCCGCTACAATGGTCAGTGGACGTCGTGGTACGGATCTGGCAATGTTATCGGGAAAGATGGCAGGCGAAACCATTCTTCAGGCACATGCCAAGGGGGATTTTAGCCAGAAGATCTTGGCCACCTACGGTTGGAAAATTAACCAAAGCTTTTTCATAGCGGATATAAAGAAAAAAAGAGGAACGGATAAGTACGTTGCAAAATATCAGGACAGCGATTATCTCATTAGCCGTGCGATGAACGAATTCGGCTCGGAATTTTTTCATGTAGGCATGAGTACGGAAGAAGATAAGATGAAGAAAATTTATCAGGAACTTAAACAAATTCAATTACCGCTTAAGTCGTTCGAAGACGTATGGCAGGCGCTGAGACATTGGGAGGTGCTATGATGGAGAAGTTTGGAGTAACAAGAACCGACATGGCGCCGATGGATCAGGTGCAGCGCATACCGGTTACAGAGGCTTTCATTGACATTTACGATCCTGCGATTTGCTTGAATCGTTGTGTTAATAAGCCCTGTACGTATTTCTGTCCAACACAGGTGTATCAATGGTGGGATAACCAGATAGCTATTGATCAGGAGCGGTGCGTGGAATGCGGAGCTTCAGTGATGGGTTGCCCATATGGCAATATTGACTGGCGGTATCCTCCGGGTGGTACCGGAGTCGTGATAAAACATGGATAAGCCTTCCCCCTTTATAAAATGTCCGATATAATAAAAAATTGAGAGTGATTTCTCATAACGCCCCATGATTTTGACCGGAAGCCTGGTTATAGAGTGATTCGATAGAAACCATGGGGACAGGAGATTGGGAAGAGGGGTAGGAGACCATGAATCAATTTAAAGACAGCGTATACCAGCTGATCGTTGAAACATCCACCAACCTGCCGCCGGATGTGCGCCGTGCGGTTGCGAGCGCGAGAAAGAAGGAAAACGCAGGCACACGTGCTGCGCTTTCGCTTACTACTATTGCGCAGAATATTGAAATGGCGGAAACGAATGTGTCACCCATCTGTCAGGACACCGGCATGCCGACATTTGAAGTGCATACGCCGGTAGGAGCTAACCAGATCGAGATGAAGAAGGCCATCTGTGAAGCGATTGAT
Protein-coding sequences here:
- a CDS encoding acyl-CoA thioesterase gives rise to the protein MNGKKTSESRTTMTDIVLPPDTNYHGTIFGGNVMAYIDKVASITAMRHCRRQVVTASSDSLDFLAPIRTGEAICLEGYVSWTHHTSMEVYVKVEAENLLTGERRLTSQAYLTFVALDENDKPTPVPPVLPETEEERWNYKTASERFEIRSRRRELTKERLKKRK
- a CDS encoding ABC transporter permease yields the protein MSTLATVMTVGFVFIAMLLSLLLKLRLERDMLIGTIRAIVQLVAIGYVLEFVFSSSHPMFIACILLTMLLVASQNSAKRGKGIPYVFIRVFFTITVVAAGTLGMMLAFGMLQWKPQPVIPISGMVIGNCMIVSSLLLNQMKERASSMREEILVALSLGATSRQASERLIREAIRAGMIPIIDALKTVGLVQLPGMMTGLIIAGTSPIEAVRYQLLIMFSYTAASAMTSIILGFLVYPTLFTRTHQYIGWK
- a CDS encoding ABC transporter ATP-binding protein, yielding MKYEKLYDTRRGDRHAMGSESMLALQCISKSYRTPHHRSTPLKDVTANVENGAFITITGPSGTGKSTLFRLLTRLEEPDEGQIFYLGRPLSEWHPPELRQKLHYVFQAPVLFPGTVADNLSYPAKLKGDTLLAEEMEDLLLRVSLPQDYVSRRIEELSGGEKQRVNIARSLSLTPDVLLLDEPTSALDEKSAKHIENEIKAYHEAGHTVLWITHSPEQAKRLGSILWRLKDGCLETELTP
- a CDS encoding rhomboid family protein, which produces MDITLAQQYIWRVAYRLVTEEEYTVVGSGGENIELLSRKGRELRYVQLRLANFLWGATMGYDLREGAGRMDDIRRQLRARAIEGQIVYVCYEPVTESMRDALQQEEGIHEQQVSLDLAGYDFTEGQWIIRNRKERGTEVVSPQLFDDTPYGDEEPPASHWMRSIEQVEMEREREVRSTFFYGKPRFTYAFLAIIIAIFILMELSGGSQDPRVLLLFGAKFNPLILAGEWWRFVTPMFLHIGFMHILFNGVALYSLGTLTEQIYGSVRFFLVYMISGISGVVGSFAFSENISAGASGAIFGLFGAMLYFGTQNKELFFQTLGTNILVVLGINLVIGFLSPGIIDNYAHLGGLVGGFLASALVGMPKHGPRIGIRIGALTLLVLLFWWGLRTGGL
- a CDS encoding ferredoxin family protein; protein product: MEKFGVTRTDMAPMDQVQRIPVTEAFIDIYDPAICLNRCVNKPCTYFCPTQVYQWWDNQIAIDQERCVECGASVMGCPYGNIDWRYPPGGTGVVIKHG